CGTCGATTATCTGTCAGGCTGGACCAACCAGCTAAAGATAAATAGACCACAACACCAATACCCAGGAGGAATATAATGAGTGCCTTTTCCCAAAAGCTTCTACCTAGAGAAAATGCGAAGCTTGAATCCTGATCGAGAAGGAAGTCCTGGTAAGCAACCAGCATCTCATACTTGTGGGCGAGGACGGTTTCTCCGGGTTCGATGATGATCTCACCAGCTAAGACGTCGATCCGCACAGTTTCAGCATTTTCCTCGGCTTCAATACGCGCTTGCTCATGTAGCTCTTGATCGTACCGGAGATTGGGCTGGATGGCTTGCCCCATTATCCGTTGCAGTGAAATGCTCAAGTCCTGCGAGATATCAAAGTAGGTGAGGTCGCGTTTCAAATCACTGTAGGCCATATCCTGGCTTTGGATTTCCAATCGCCGTGGCTGCCTATCTTCCTGGTGTACGTAAATAAAGTTCAGGTTTTCCGGCTCTTCAGATAGTACCGTGTCGGTTGGATCAAAGATGCCGCCACCCAGAATTCGTCTCACAGAAACGAGTGAGTTATCTACGATGGTTCCGCGTTCTTCCTCGTCGGTTCTACCCAGTATGACCAGGACGTCCTCTACGTTCAATCTAACATCTGTTCGGCCCTCGAACCGCACAGCAAAATCTTCTACCTGTTCGAGTTTTTCATCGTTGGTAAGCTCTGCGATATCCTTTTCCAGTTGATTGATATCCTGAACCAGATCGGTGATATGGTCCCTGAAGGTCTCATAAGAACCCATGTCCAAGCGGTAAACAGGCGGGATCCGTTGCTTTTCCAGCTCCATTTTGCGAGCGGTCTGCAACTCACTGACATAGCTGAAATCTTTTTCAGCTACCACGCGCGCACGCGATTCTTGATCTTTTTGAACCTGAATTCCCGCTGGGGTAACTCCAGTAAATGCGAGCAAGATGGTCAGTGTTACCCAGCCCAGTAATATAAACCCTGTGACTACGGGGCTCGTACTAAAGAAGGTCTTTGTCCAGGTCTCCCGAAGCGCCCTGCGCTTTCGCCGTGAGGGCGAAGGCGTATCGGTGAGCTGCTTTCTCTTGCTGAAAAGTTTCACAGTAAGTTAGGGCTCAGGAGCGTTTCAGCGAGGGTGACCCTCGGAGCGAAAGTGCTCATAAGCCTCGATAATCTTTTGTACAAGTGGGTGACGCACAACATCAAAACTCTCAAAATAAAAGAGCTCGATTTCGGGTATATGCATCAGGATTTGAGTGATTTGCCGGAGACCCGACTCCTGTTTTCTGGGCAAATCAATTTGTGTTATGTCGCCAGTGACAATCATTCGACTGTTGTCTCCAAGGCGGGTCAGGAACATCATCATCTGTTCCGGTGACGTGTTTTGGGCCTCGTCCAGAATGACGTAGGCTTTAGAAAGGGTTCTACCCCGCATATAGGCCAGCGGCGCGATTTCAATGACTCCTTTTTCCATGAGCTTTTCGGCGTTTTCCTTGCCGAGCATATCATGAATGGCGTCATAAAGAGGGCGGAGGTAGGGTGTGATCTTCTCTTCCAGGTCCCCTGGCAGGAATCCAAGGGCTTCACCGGCCTCGACAGCTGGGCGAGTAAGGATGATCTTTTCAATTTCCCCTTTAAGCAGAGCGTTGATGGCTGCGGCCATGGCCAGGTAGGTTTTACCAGTACCGGCAGGTCCGATTCCGAAAACTACTTCCTTTTTGAAAATCGCTTCCAGATAACGCTTTTGATTCAGCGTCTTAGGAATGATCTTTCGTTTTGGAAACTTTAGGACCAAAGGGTCTTTTATGAGTGTTTCGAGAGCTTTTGTCCGGCCGTTTATTACCTGTTGAAGAACAGCGTCGAAATCCGACTTACGTATGTCCATTCCCTGGGCACGTGCCTGGTCTAGAAAATCGAAAAAGGTCTCACATTGGTTCACAGATGCTTCGGGACCGTTCACCTGAATCCAGTTTTCACGGGCAACAATGTTCACTGAAAGTTGCTTCTCAACTTCCTTCAATAGTTCCGGTTTTCCACAATACAGTTGGCTGGCAACGCGGGGAGTTTGGAACTTCAGTGTTTTTTCGATACTCGTCATTTAGTTGGATGTCAGAGCCTCTGTAGCTTCTTTTAGGCGTTCCCACATGGCCTCAAGCGAGGTGGGCAACACGCGCGTTTTGCCGATCACGGGCATAAAATTTGTGTCTCCGTCCCAACGAGGAACGATGTGGGCATGCATGTGGCTGGGGATACCGGCGCCAGCGGCTCCACCGAGGTTCATGCCTACATTGAACCCTTGGGGCCTCAGTGCTTCTGTCAGGATTTGCTTCGCCAAAATGATCAGCTCCAGGAATTCAGCTTTTTCCTCCTCTGCTAAATCTTCAAGATCAGCCACTTCACGATAGGGCAGTGCCAGAAGGTGCCCTGCGTTGTATGGATATCGGTTGAGGACCAAATAACCCGTTTCCCCCCGGTACAGCAGCAATGATTCCCGTTCATTTTCAAGTTTGGGAATCTCTACGAAAGGATTCTTCCCTTTCAGGGCCTCAGGAGTCTCGATGTACTCCATCCGCCAATAAGCGTGAAGCTGATCGTAAGGATTAGACATGAGTGACAGATAGGTTGTTTGCTCAGGAAATTAGGAGAAACGCGCTCAAAGTGTAGGAATTGCAGTTCCAGGCAATCTATTTTTCGAACCTGGTTTTGGGGCGAAAAGGCCATTCTTTCGTTAAAATTGGGCTCCAAGTCGTGTTTTTAAAGCAATTTGATTTGTTAGAGTTTGGATAAGAATAATTAAGAGGTAAGACGGCCTCTGAAGGGCTTGCGTTCAATGAATTTCCCCTTTTTTCTGCTGATTCCCCTTATGAACATTCAGATCACGATCACGAGTGGGAAAAAGGAAGTGAATGCCTAGGACTCCGGGCGTCCTCTACTCACTTAATAAGAGAAAGCTCTTCGGTGAGGTATTTGTCCTTTAACTTTAATTTGAGTGGCAATGAGACGACCGCAGAATTTTCTTCTCCCTCGGCCGATAAGGCTGGGATAAATTGCCATAGCATGACCGCCTTTGAAATTTCCCGTTCCAAAGCTGGATTGCTCGAGTTTAACAATTCAACTTTCGTCACCATGCCCCGATTAGAAACACTCAGCTTTGTCTTTATGTCGATGAATTCAGCGCCCTCTTCCTCCAGAGATTTAAATAATTCCTTCGGGCCATAAGCAATTGAAGGTGCCGATGATTGACTCGCTTTCTGTGCGGCATCTTTGCGTTTTTTGAGTGCCACATTTAGTTTCTTCAAATCAATACCCTGAGTCGGTACTGATATACGGTCCTCCTTGTTGCCGCAAGCATGCATGAGTATTTCTCTGAATCTTTTGAGCGCAGATGTGGGGCCGAGGTATCCTTCAGAATTGTAGCTATGTGCGAGGACGAATCCGTTTCGATCAACGACTACCAGGCATGGTATTCCGTTGCCTTGGTATTTTCGCCAGAAGTTTGATTTCCGGCTCTTCCAGTTTCCATACCAAGACATGTTATCTTCGATCATGTAATCAATCATTTCGGACTGACTTTGGTCCCAACTACAAAGAACAACCTCATACTGACCTTGGTAGAAGTCTTTGGTCGTATTGTAGAACGATACTAAACTGGGAGTGAATCCGCGGCATGGCTTGCACCAGCTTGCGGAGGTATAGATCGCATAAAATTCGGGATCTCGCTTAGATTCATTCCACTCATTCTTAATGAGCTTTTCATCCTCCAGTCTAAATGCATCCCGTTTGAACTGGTTTTCAAAAGCGGTTTGATCAGTGGAAGGTTTGAAAATCTGTGCGTCGCGAACTCTGGACCAATAAACAATCTCTGCCTGATCGTCGGGGCTGAGCGCAAGGATGTTGGCGAAGGTGGGCGATCCATTCTTGTCGGCAAAATAGACCGTCTTCCCGTAAGCGTTTTTTAATTGGAGTTGTTGCACCTCTCCATTTCTAAAGGTCCAATCACGCATCTCTCCTTCGACCGTTTGGAGGTTCGTATCGGCGAAGATGGATACGGGGAAAAGAAGTAGAAGTAGGGCCAGCCACTTGGTTGAGAATGAGCTTTATTTGAGGAACAGGGGATGCTTTATTGTAGGGGGAGGGTTTTCTTTTTTAGCGTATGAATCTCCATACGCTAAAACTTAATGGTCATGTCATTATGGCCATTATTCACACCGTTTCAAGCAATCCTTCCTAGGTAGAAAGGATGATTCCATACTTAAGCAATCGATAACCTAAATAAGAGGCAGCTAATTTCGCTTAGTACTTGTCGTACTTTACTACGCCGTAAGGGACGTTTTCCTTCTGCTTTTCTTCGAACTCTTCGGTTGAGCAACCACACTTCTCGGACTTCCGCATGGTGATGGCGCCAGTTGGGCAGATGCGTAAGCACTTGCCACAGCGAACACACTCATTGCTGTCGATCCAGATGTAAGTTGCTTCATCAGCCAGGTTGGCTTCGAGGCTTGAGGTTACCGCGCCATCGTCGTCGTGGAAAAGACGGGATACACGGTTGATACAATCTCGAGGGGCCACACCGATACACCAATCGCAATGGATACAGGCGTCCTGGTTGATCTCGAATTTGTAGTGACAGAAATAACAACGGGTAGCTTGAACCAGCGTTTCATCCTCCGTATGTCCGAGTTCGACTTCGGATGTGCCATCGCGATCGAAAAGAGGAAGCTTCGGCATCTCGGGTGGAAATTGGATATCGTGATCACGCACTCGTCCGGTTTCACCGTTAGTATCCAACATAGTAATGCCTATGTGTTCTTTGCGTCGCTCCTTACCCATGAGCTGGGTGTCGATTTTCTTAGCGACTTCCTTGCCGTCGTTCACAGCTGTAATCACATCGAAGCTGCCGTAATTGAAGTCACCGGCCATCCACACTTTTTCATGGGTGGTATCGTGGCCTTCCGTTTGGCTTACGCCTTCTGGAAGAATTTTCAATTCACGTGTTTGACCGATAGCCATGATCAACAGGTCGCAGGGATACTCTTCTTCTGAATCTTCGATTGCGTGAACCTTTGGTTTTCCTCCATCACTATCGGAATCATCTAAGGAGTTTCTCTGGAAAGTAACACCTACCAGTTTGCCATCTTCCGTGCGAGCTGAGTGAGGATTCATTAAAGTCTCAACTTCGATTTCCTCGAGACGGATCTCATTGATTTCGTCCGGATCGGCCGACATCTGGGCTTCCGTGCGGCGATACACGATCGTTACACTTCCTTCTTCACCTACCAGTCGCTTGGCAGCCCGGGCGCAAGAACGTCCACAGTCAACCGCAGTAAATCCACCACCAACAATGATAACGTTTTGTCCACGCATGTCGCCGATCTTGCCCATATTGTAATCATACATGAACTTCAGACCGGAAATGGTGTGACCGTCTCCTGGCAGGCCAGGGATTTTCAAATTGGATGGGTGAACCGTTCCAACAGCCATCAATACCGCGTCGTTCTCATCGATGATGCCCTGGAGCATCACCGAATCGACATTAGTATTGTACTTCACGTCGATGCCGCTTTCGATAATGGCATTTACTTCTGCTTCCACGGTCTCTCGTGGAAGACGGAAAATAGGAATCCCTTGAACCATCATTCCACCGAGCATGCTGTCGCGTTCGTAGATGGTGACGTTGTGACCATAACGACGCAGTTCGCGCGCTGCGGTTAGACCGGCAGGGCCACCACCAATGATGGCGACTTTCTTAGAAGTATCCTCGAACCAGCCAGGTAATGGCTTGGGAGGATTTTCTTTATAGTCTGAAGCCGAACGTTTCAAGTGACAGATATGTACCGGGCCTGATGTGCCTGTCCAATTGTGACGGCAGGCATCTTCACAAGGGCGCGAGCAAACGCGTCCAAGCACACCCGAAAACACATTATCTTCCTGGTTGATCAAGTAGGCTTTGTCCGGATCACCTTTGGCAATCGCTTCAATGTAAGCAGGTACGTTGGTCTTCGCGGGACAGGCCTGCTGGCAGGGAATGTCTTTGGCGTAAGTTTTGAAATCCAAGGGCTCCGCTGTGACTCCAGTAAACACAGAGTGCTCCTGTGGATTCGGCGCCATGTCATAGGAGATATCGAGCTCCTCAATGGATTTTAGAAATTCGTCTAATGATTTATCGTCGCTCATGATCTACAACCCCATGCGGTGAATACACTCGGATAAAGTTTCGTCGTCCTTCCTTACTCTGAGGAAGGTATCCAGGATTTTTTCCAGCACGCGTGGGCAGTCATCCGTTTTAAATTCTCCTAGCTTTTTACCAAGGCGATCGTGTTCGCCTCCAACCAGCATCTCGTAGGCTTGGGTTGATCCCATCTGTTCGCGTATACGCATGCCACGGAAGCCAATGTCGGTGATGCGGTAAGGTGAGCAGCTGTTTGGGCAACCCGTGATGTTGATAATCGCCTTGTCCCAAATGTCTTTGTATTTCTCCTGACTCACGATTGGCATCAGGGTGTCGTAAAGAGAGCGTGTTTCGGTAACCGCTTTCGGGCAGTAGGTAGTTCCTACACAAGGTACGATATCACGGAGGCCGAAGAAACCTTCGGTTGAAAATCCGGCTGCTTGAATGTCGGCCGTAATGGCTTCCACCTTTTCCGGTTTTACTCCGTGGATCTCAATATTTTGACGGTTGGTTAGGTAAACTTTTTTGTTTCCGTAAATTTCAGAAAGTTCAGCGAATCGCTTGAAGGCGATATGCGTCAGCTCTCCTTTGGGGATCATGGCGCGCACGGTTACTTTACCGTCCGTTCCCACTGGATTTTCCTCAAGTAGAGGACGATCGGGATAAGTAACACCCGTTTCTTCAAATGCTTCTGATTCGATGTCTTCGATAGAAACACCTTCGTCAGTCAAGTATTGCAGAACGATGCGACGGCACTCGTCGATACCCTTGCGATAAACTACAAATTTCAGACGCGACATCGTCCGGTCACGGCGGTCCCCGTAATCACGGAAGAGGAGGGCGATGGCCCGATTGACCTTAACGATCTTCTTAGGTGGGACGAATGAAAACAGGTCCTTCCCAATAAATGGGGACCAGCCCATGCCACCACCGATAACGACTTTGAATCCGTGTTCAGTTTGGCCATCTACGCCCTTCCGCTCAACTGCAACGACACCGATGCAGTTGATGTAAGGTTGAGCACAGCCTGCTCCACAACCGGAGAAAGTGATTTTAAATTTCCTTGGTAGGTTGTCCAGGTCCCGCATACTGGTGAGCACGCGAGCTGTTTCCTGCACGTAGGGTTGGACATTGAAGCGTTTGAACTGGCAGGTTTCGGCCAGCGGGCATGCCGTCACGTTACGGGTGACATCACCACATCCGTGGAAGGTGGAGAGCGAGTCTTCTGCCAAGCCACGGATCATGTCGGCTAGAGAAGGCGTCTTCAACCAGTGCAGTTGGATACACTGCCGGGTTGTGATGGCCAATTTACCTTGTGCATAATCTTCAGCGATCTTGCACATCCGGCGGGCCTGACTTGAGCTTAGCACCCCTCCTGGAACCACCACGCGAGCCATGTGGTTGCCTGCATGACGGGAGGAGTAGATCCCGTACCATTTGGAGATGTTTTTCTCTTCAGCGGTCATCGCCCCTTTACGGGCGATCTCATCGTAGTCCAGAAAGAGTCCCTGTTCTTTAATGATTTCGTCTTCGCTGACGAATCGTTTTCCTAGTGTCCACTGCATAATTAAATTCTAGTTTCCGCGTTGGGTGAGCCGAACGGATTAATCGTGATAAAAGAGGAGGGTTGAAATGTATCGTTCCCCCGTATCGGGTTGCATGACGACGATGTTCTTTCCTTTGTTTTCGGGGCGACTGGCGACTTGGCGTGCAGCCAGGGCTGCAGCTCCGGATGAAATACCAACGAGAAGACCTTCGCTTGTACCGAGTTTCTGGGCCGTCTTAATCGCTTCGTGACTGTCGATGCGAATCACCTCGTCAACCACATCGCCATTGTAGGCTCCGGGAATGAATCCGGCTCCGATTCCTTGAATCATATGAGGTCCCATTTTTCCGCCACTTAGCACGGGGGATTCTTCCGGCTCGACGGCGATGATCTGGACGTCGGGATTTTGCTCCTTCAGATAGAGTCCAACTCCTGAAACGGTTCCACCTGTTCCAACACCCGCGACAAAAATGTCTACTTTACCTTCGGTATCGTTCCAGATCTCCGGTCCAGTGGTGTCGTAGTGGACCTGTGGATTGGCCGGGTTGTTAAATTGCTGAGGCATGTAGGCTCCTGGAATCTTCTCAGTGAGCATTTCCGCTTCATGGATTGCTCCAGGCATCCCCTTATCGGCATCGGTTAGAACCAATTCCGCGCCCAAGTTTAAGAGCATCTTGCGTCGCTCGATGCTCATGGAGGAGGGCATAGTAAGAATGATTTTGTGACCTTTAACGGCGGCGGTCATGGCCAGACCGATGCCTGTATTACCCGAAGTCGGCTCGACGATGGTCCCGCCCTCAGGAAGGCTCCCATCTTTCTCAGCAGCTTCAATCATCGACAGCCCGATGCGGTCTTTTACGCACCAACCCGGGTTATAACCTTCTAATTTGCCAATGATATGGCCGGGCAATCCGTCACTGAATTTGGATAGATGAACCAGCGATGTGTTGCCGATCATCTCACATAAATTGTTGTATATAGCCATGTTAGACTGGGTCTAGGCGCGCCCTCGTAGAAGATAGGGAGACTGGGACGCTATTTACCAGAAGCGACAACGATGTGCATAGCCCCCGTAAGATCAAGTAGAAAGCCAGCTCGCGATGGATCGCCTATTCGGTGTTTAAATTAAGTATTTCTTAGTATTTTGGGTAATAAACTAAAGACAAGACCAGAACTGCATCTAAATCAAGTATTAGCGGCGATATTATTATAGTTAAGTTTGGCTTCTTTGGAGGCGAATAACCTGGGTCAGTAAATGCTAATTAAAGTGGTGTGAATCAATCCAGGAAGCGGTGACCTGAAGCGGCTCAAAATCACCCCTTTTCGATACCCAAATTGCGATGCCGAATCGCTCTGCTTTTGATAGCTCTATCGACGGCAATTCCAGGGTCCATTTTCCTTCCTTTGAAAATGAGCTTTGGTGATCAAGAACGACGAATTGTTGCTCCAATTTTCTTCCTCGATTCTCACCACTCTTTACATCTGTCACTACATTCAGACCTAGAATCGCAACATTCAAGGTCAGGGGTTGTTCTTCTGAATAGCTTACTTTCAATCGACCATTTTCCGCTCTAGCTTGAAGGATGCCCGCTATTTCCTTCGATTTTGGAAGTAGATCTTTACTGAAATAACCCCGCCATTCTTCCCCGTTGGATACAAAGCAAGGAGTGTAGACTTGCCTTATGAGTCTCTCTTCAGCGTAGGCATGTTGCCTTTGCGTAAATGCTTTGGATGCAAAGGGGTCTTTCCAACCCAAGTGGTCCCAATAATCCACGTGATATACGACAGGGACAATTTCGGACCATAGCCCTGGGTAATCGGCAAACTGATTGATCCAGCGTTCGGCGGGTGGGCAGCTGCTGCACCCCTGAGAGGTAAATAGCTCAAGTAGCTGGCTTCGCTCTTCGGTACTTTGGAAGATGAGCGGATCTGCTCCCTTTGCTGAATTATATACAGATAGAAGTACTGTACTCAGGATTGCGATGAATTTGCTTATTCGATGCATGCCAGTTGGACGTTGAATGTCCCTGGCTTATTCACTCAGGCCGAACGCCTAGTGCTGGTGATTGTGATGTTCGCGCAGAATGTCTCTTCCGAAGTCCCCATCGAAATCCCGCCACACGGCATGGATATGATTTCCTTGGTTTTGGATATTGTCGTACTCGATCAGGAACGTTGGACCTTGGATCCGGTAGTAGTGTTTGCCGCCCTTTTCGGTGGGTCCAGCCCAGGCGAAGGAAATGTTTTCGACTCCTGCGTTTCTCAGAACGGCTTGTCGGGCCTGGGACACATCCTCTGGCATGTTGTTGAGATACTCATCGATCACTGTCTTGAGCCCTCTCCTTTGTTCAGGAGTCATATCGGATGTAGAGAGTCCTTTTGGACTGAGAGGATCCGCTGTTTTATTCGCGCCGGTGTAAATATCCCTCGGAGCATTCTCGGCAATGATGGCCACAGCTTGTTGCTCCTTGGGCAACGATTGGATAAATGCTCGGGCAAGGTCCTCTTCTTGTTTCAGCGCGCGAAAGCCGGTGGTTGGACCGACGTCCACTTTAGCAGGGTTGGCTCCCCAGAAATTGGGAGCCGTCGCCAATAGCTTCCCATTCACTACAGTAAAATTCAATGACAGGTGATGTCCTTCGAATCGCCAGCCCCAGGTTCCTCCTTCTTTAGGTTCGCCGAAGATCGCGGTGTAATAAAGCTCCGGATCGCGGTGATCCTTGTTTTCCTTGATAAAGAGTACGGCTTCGAGATCGATGATGTTCTCCACTTTCTCTTGTCCTTGGGCACTCAAGCTGGCTGAGAGTAGTTTCCAGAGTTTTGCCTCTTGCTCCTCGTTCAGGTCCTTTAGGTCCACACCCTTGCGCTCGCCTGTCTTGGGAATGAAGTGCCAGTTGAGCCGCTCCTCTTCATTCTCCATCGAGAAAGTGGCGCGATACTTGAGCTCAGTCGTTAGGGAATCGAGGAAATCAGCCGCTGCAGTCTGCATATTCGAAACCGTGGCCTCGACTGCAACGAGGCTGCTAAGTGGCGAAAGAATTAAACTTAGGGTGAGAAAAACGGAGAATATAGATGTTTGTTTCATAGGGAATAGTCGAAGATGTGGGTATTGAAACATGAAAGCAAGAAATCAAAAGCCAGCTTTGTGAGCTTGGCTTTTGAATCGACGAAATAAATTGTCGCTGAACTAACGACCTAATCCGCGAACTCGACCGTGTTGCCCACGGCGATCAAAGCTGGGATCGGGCTCTCCTCGTGTATAGCGCGGAATAAAGGGGTAGGTCTCGGTCAAATAATAGTGGTAGATGCCCTCCGGGTATTCCGGAGTAACCCCGAAGCGGCCATTGCATTCATCGAGGTCACCGTATCCTTCGACATACTCCCAGTCTTGGACGAATGTACCGTCGTAATACCCTTTCGGTCCGTCGGGACGAATGCCTTCTTTGAGCTTAAAGCTGGGTTTTGCCTTGGTTAATGCACTCTTCTTGTCAGAAGGATCATTGTATCCGTGAAAAGCATACACCGGGAATCCGTCCGAAGCATACCCGACGAGGATCATGCCTTGAGAGTTATCGCTCAGTTTAACCAATCCATTGGGGATGCCATGGTAGTGATAAGCCCCAGTCGGTTGGACGTGGCCATTGCTGGAATCGATACCTAAGTTGATGTTTCCCGATAAAGCGTCATATATCCACCCAGAATCCATGTCGCCTCTCCAGTACTCCGCAGTACCAGGATCAAAAGGAACGCCATTGATGGCTACCCCGAAAGGCTGACGCTCAACCGGGGTGAATGTATGCAATGCCATACGCCGGCAGCTGGATACGCCTTATCGTTTAATACAAGACAGCTCAATCGCGATCAGATGATTGATGGTCAGGAACGGAATCTCCTGGAGCATTTAAGTGATATTGGGATTCTGGATACAGGCATATCTGAGCCAGATGCCTTGCCGCAGTTTTCTTCGGCGGACGATGAAGAGGCATCGTTACTTGCACGAGTGCGGTCCTATCTCGCGGTGAATTGTGTGTCCTGTCATCAGCCAGGAGCGGTGGCTTCTACTTCGTGGGATGCCCGTCCCCATATTGGGCTTTTGGAAACCGGATTGATTGAAGGATTGCCTTTGAATGATGGAGGCGATTCCAATCGGCGCTTGATAAAACCAGGCGAGCTGGATCTCTCAGTCTTGCTTAGTCGGATCAGTGAGAGTCATGGATTCACCCGGATGCCTAATGTGGCGACCAATGAGTTGGATCAAGACTGGATTGATCTAATGACTGAATGGATCGATTCGGTGACTACGGGTTTTGTGCTTTGGCAGGATGATACCTTTGCGAATCCAGAATCCTTGGAAGCAGATCCACAGTCTGATCCCGACCTTGATCAGCAGACGAACACGTTTGAATACCTGGTCTCGACCGACGCTCTGGATGCTGGAAGCGTGTGGCCGCTCGAGGCCGCGGTGAACAGTGATCAAGTCACTTTGACGATACCGGTTACACAAAACCGTTCTCATGAGATCCAGGTTTCTGACGATCTCAAGAATTGGGATGTTTGGTCCTCGCCGGGAAACCCTTTTCAGGTTGGTGAAGAACTGGTGGCTTCCGTGCTAGTAACCGGGCCCTATTCGCCCAATCGATTTTTCCGTATTCAGGTGAGTGAGCAATGATCGGAATTCAGGAGCAGTGTTACTTCGCCTCCTGTATTTATTGAATCTATTCTGGGTGCCAATATCTCTACAATATTCGGATTGTGGAAGTTCTCTACTTTCGTTTTGGGAGAGGGGTAGTAGACCATGCCTTCAAAGGTCTTTTGCTTGAAAGAAATTTGGCAATGACTGAAGAAAAAATCTTCCGGCGGGATGAGATTCGTCCAGGCGGTTTGCCGGGCTTCATAGTCACAGGCAATGAGCTCCATGGAGCGGGGCGATATGTCGATATTGATCGTTCCGAGAAAGTAGTCGCTCAATGGAATGTTTAACTTCTCAAAGTAGGGGAGTTGCCGGATGAGCGATCCGCCTGTGTAAGGGCTCGTCTCGGATCGGCCCGATGCCACACCGTGGCCTTCGACAACGATTCCGGTTACTTTGATAGCTTTGCTCATCAGGCTGTCATCTTTGAGAAGGTAATTTCGCTTAGCTACAATTTATTTTTGCATGATAGGAGTCCACGGGTTTTGCTGGAAGAATAACTGAGGGTAAGGCGCCCTGCTAATTCCCATTTTCACAAACGCATCCCCATTATGATCAACGTCAATCAACTCAATCATACCGCCATCCATGTCGCCAACTTGGACAAAAGCGTGGAATTCTACCGTGACGTCTTACAACTCGAGCAAATGGGGCGACCCGATTTCGATTTTCCTGGGGCATGGTTTCAGACAGGTCCCGATCAGGAGTTGCAC
This genomic stretch from Opitutia bacterium ISCC 52 harbors:
- a CDS encoding PhoH family protein gives rise to the protein MTSIEKTLKFQTPRVASQLYCGKPELLKEVEKQLSVNIVARENWIQVNGPEASVNQCETFFDFLDQARAQGMDIRKSDFDAVLQQVINGRTKALETLIKDPLVLKFPKRKIIPKTLNQKRYLEAIFKKEVVFGIGPAGTGKTYLAMAAAINALLKGEIEKIILTRPAVEAGEALGFLPGDLEEKITPYLRPLYDAIHDMLGKENAEKLMEKGVIEIAPLAYMRGRTLSKAYVILDEAQNTSPEQMMMFLTRLGDNSRMIVTGDITQIDLPRKQESGLRQITQILMHIPEIELFYFESFDVVRHPLVQKIIEAYEHFRSEGHPR
- a CDS encoding HIT domain-containing protein is translated as MEYIETPEALKGKNPFVEIPKLENERESLLLYRGETGYLVLNRYPYNAGHLLALPYREVADLEDLAEEEKAEFLELIILAKQILTEALRPQGFNVGMNLGGAAGAGIPSHMHAHIVPRWDGDTNFMPVIGKTRVLPTSLEAMWERLKEATEALTSN
- a CDS encoding FAD-dependent oxidoreductase; protein product: MSDDKSLDEFLKSIEELDISYDMAPNPQEHSVFTGVTAEPLDFKTYAKDIPCQQACPAKTNVPAYIEAIAKGDPDKAYLINQEDNVFSGVLGRVCSRPCEDACRHNWTGTSGPVHICHLKRSASDYKENPPKPLPGWFEDTSKKVAIIGGGPAGLTAARELRRYGHNVTIYERDSMLGGMMVQGIPIFRLPRETVEAEVNAIIESGIDVKYNTNVDSVMLQGIIDENDAVLMAVGTVHPSNLKIPGLPGDGHTISGLKFMYDYNMGKIGDMRGQNVIIVGGGFTAVDCGRSCARAAKRLVGEEGSVTIVYRRTEAQMSADPDEINEIRLEEIEVETLMNPHSARTEDGKLVGVTFQRNSLDDSDSDGGKPKVHAIEDSEEEYPCDLLIMAIGQTRELKILPEGVSQTEGHDTTHEKVWMAGDFNYGSFDVITAVNDGKEVAKKIDTQLMGKERRKEHIGITMLDTNGETGRVRDHDIQFPPEMPKLPLFDRDGTSEVELGHTEDETLVQATRCYFCHYKFEINQDACIHCDWCIGVAPRDCINRVSRLFHDDDGAVTSSLEANLADEATYIWIDSNECVRCGKCLRICPTGAITMRKSEKCGCSTEEFEEKQKENVPYGVVKYDKY
- a CDS encoding nitrite/sulfite reductase; this translates as MQWTLGKRFVSEDEIIKEQGLFLDYDEIARKGAMTAEEKNISKWYGIYSSRHAGNHMARVVVPGGVLSSSQARRMCKIAEDYAQGKLAITTRQCIQLHWLKTPSLADMIRGLAEDSLSTFHGCGDVTRNVTACPLAETCQFKRFNVQPYVQETARVLTSMRDLDNLPRKFKITFSGCGAGCAQPYINCIGVVAVERKGVDGQTEHGFKVVIGGGMGWSPFIGKDLFSFVPPKKIVKVNRAIALLFRDYGDRRDRTMSRLKFVVYRKGIDECRRIVLQYLTDEGVSIEDIESEAFEETGVTYPDRPLLEENPVGTDGKVTVRAMIPKGELTHIAFKRFAELSEIYGNKKVYLTNRQNIEIHGVKPEKVEAITADIQAAGFSTEGFFGLRDIVPCVGTTYCPKAVTETRSLYDTLMPIVSQEKYKDIWDKAIINITGCPNSCSPYRITDIGFRGMRIREQMGSTQAYEMLVGGEHDRLGKKLGEFKTDDCPRVLEKILDTFLRVRKDDETLSECIHRMGL
- the cysK gene encoding cysteine synthase A, whose product is MAIYNNLCEMIGNTSLVHLSKFSDGLPGHIIGKLEGYNPGWCVKDRIGLSMIEAAEKDGSLPEGGTIVEPTSGNTGIGLAMTAAVKGHKIILTMPSSMSIERRKMLLNLGAELVLTDADKGMPGAIHEAEMLTEKIPGAYMPQQFNNPANPQVHYDTTGPEIWNDTEGKVDIFVAGVGTGGTVSGVGLYLKEQNPDVQIIAVEPEESPVLSGGKMGPHMIQGIGAGFIPGAYNGDVVDEVIRIDSHEAIKTAQKLGTSEGLLVGISSGAAALAARQVASRPENKGKNIVVMQPDTGERYISTLLFYHD
- a CDS encoding DUF1223 domain-containing protein, translated to MHRISKFIAILSTVLLSVYNSAKGADPLIFQSTEERSQLLELFTSQGCSSCPPAERWINQFADYPGLWSEIVPVVYHVDYWDHLGWKDPFASKAFTQRQHAYAEERLIRQVYTPCFVSNGEEWRGYFSKDLLPKSKEIAGILQARAENGRLKVSYSEEQPLTLNVAILGLNVVTDVKSGENRGRKLEQQFVVLDHQSSFSKEGKWTLELPSIELSKAERFGIAIWVSKRGDFEPLQVTASWIDSHHFN
- a CDS encoding DUF3500 domain-containing protein; the encoded protein is MKQTSIFSVFLTLSLILSPLSSLVAVEATVSNMQTAAADFLDSLTTELKYRATFSMENEEERLNWHFIPKTGERKGVDLKDLNEEQEAKLWKLLSASLSAQGQEKVENIIDLEAVLFIKENKDHRDPELYYTAIFGEPKEGGTWGWRFEGHHLSLNFTVVNGKLLATAPNFWGANPAKVDVGPTTGFRALKQEEDLARAFIQSLPKEQQAVAIIAENAPRDIYTGANKTADPLSPKGLSTSDMTPEQRRGLKTVIDEYLNNMPEDVSQARQAVLRNAGVENISFAWAGPTEKGGKHYYRIQGPTFLIEYDNIQNQGNHIHAVWRDFDGDFGRDILREHHNHQH